ttaatatttttgtactaaGAAATTACACTGATTCTCAAGCTGTACTTTCTAAACTGTCAGCTGAGAAACATGTTGTAACACTTGGATTAGGTTTTATTGGTATGGAAGCTGCTGCTTATTGTGTTGGTAAATGCGCATCTGTCACTGTTGTGGGAAAAGGTAGCGTACCTCTGCAATCAGTTTTTGGAGCAGAAATTGGCAACAGAACCAGGCAAGAGTTTGAAGAGAAAGGTACTGTATTGTATAATCATTTGACTTCTATTAAATTAGATAAACTGAGCCACCAAATATTTTGTTGAAGGTATTAAGTTTATATTTGAACAAAATATTGCACGATTTACTGCAAAGGAAAATGATAAGGAGAATGCAGTGGGTACAGTTATATTAACTGATGGTACAGTACTTCCTGCAGACATAGTCATCGTTGGAATTGGATCTACATTTTACACTGATTGGATAAAAGATTCTTCCATTCAAATGTTACCAGATGGTAGCATAAATGTAGATAAGGTGATTAATGGTTACATGAAATGACGAATATTCAGAACAATTAATTTAGAATATGTAACTactttttgtttaattttagcATTTAAGAACAAATGTAGAAAATGTATATGCTGGTGGAGATATAGCATATGCACCTTTATTTGGTTCCGACGATATCTTTGCAGCAATAGGCCATTATCCTTTAGCGCATTATCATGGAAAAATAGCAGCCCTGAATATATCTGGCAAAAGTACAGCATTAAATGCTGTTCCATTTTTCTGGACAACATTATTTGGAAGAAGTTATCGATATGCAGGTATGTTTATTGTTTTTCTAAAGTTTTAATCCAAACAATATAATACTTTCTCTTATATTTAGGATATGGAAAAtcagataaaataaaaatttatggttCTCtggaaaattttgaattttttgcatACTACATTAAAAATGGCAAAATTATTGCAATGAGCAGTGTGGGAGCAGATCCTATTGTATCTGATTATGCAAATttattacacgaaggaaaatcaCTGACAGAAGAAGAGATTAATACAAATCCCTTTGGTTGGATAAGAAATAAACCAAAAAACTTTGTAGAACGATTTCAAAATAATACAACTTTATAAGCAAAGCTTATTTGATAACAATCATTATATAAAGAGAAAACTTGAAGttttactttatattttaataCTGCAATTTGAAACACATTTCTGCAACTATGGAACTTAAGTTATTCTTTAAAAATAGTTATCAgttttacaatttaaaaactgaaatatatatttttgttaagTTGTGCATTTTACATGtgtaaatgaataaaataaaatttatattataccataaatttataatattatacaatatttttatatactgaatatgaataataaaaaatgattgaatgaaattttgaaaagaaaTGCCTAAAActaatatatatttaaaaatttcaatgtaatgactaatacttttattctcaataaaacaacaaattattaatattaatcccAAGATTCAGATACTCTCAAGTGACCCAATCGATCCATAATAGTAACACGTCTGTTAAATTTTTCATTCTTTTCTTCTTGCCATTTATGTTGTAACTCTGGATACTTGTTTGCTTTAAATTCAGCCATGTGACATTTAGACTGTTCTACTGTAAGATAAGGATGCCTTAATAACAACATATTTTGTTCTTCTCTTTCAATATCCCTTTTAAATTGCATTATATCTTTCATGGTTGGCTTTTTTTCAATACGATACTTCCTGCATGTAATACAATGTATTTAAGTTACAATgatatgtaataataatgtgAAGTTAGCATATAATTGTTATGAACAGTTATGAACAgttattttcaaaattgaagGTATTAATATTTTACAGGTTTATTTAATCTTTCtttttataacagtttttgtattttaaaatcataatagtaacaatTCAAAGGTTAACTTTTATTGCATGTACACAAACATTAcaaaaaatttataattattcgtaCATACCCTCGATATCGATATGGAATATTATGAACCTTATATAGGAGTATCGTTGTAATCCGCATTTTAATTACGACTTtaagtttttatattgtattatttccACAAAATAACTAAGCGACCACTTCAGCGTGTTTCAGTGTCTTGGCCATAAACATTGTAATAGTTTATAGATTAGGTATTTCCTCTAATTTCTAAACGTTGTATAGCACCACTTGCGATATGTATCATGAAATAATATGAGAGTGGGAAATTTTTGCCATCCATTTAAGTTTATTAGTGGCTTAACAATATCAGATTATTGTATATATGTATGCATACACTATTGAACAAAACGCATACTTAATTAATTTGTATTTAGAGATTGGATCACGATAACACATAAGATCTCATTTAAGCCAGTGTAGAAGGTGTTTCCAAAATAGCAGAACAATCGAAAAGGAAACAACTAATTTTGTATGTGACTCGGTTTTTCGCTCTTCAGTTaagatttaatataattttaaagaaTCAGAAGTGATGTAATGTAAATCATCATTAAATTTCATCATTAAAAacagttatttattttattagtcTGTGACATTCTCAGGTGTCAATGCCTTAGGTTTTGATTCCCGGAGTTCCATAAAAGAAGTACATAGTTTATTCTAAAAATAATCAAAATCTTTATGAATTTAACGATTTCAGAAAAACCTCGTATATACTAAATTTAAATGTATCAGTTCTCCATTTTAGTTTTAGTTCGCTACATGTGTTAACTACGGCGCTATAAAATGTTCAATTGAAATTGGGGAAGAGATATCTGTCCTTCTTATTGATCTATGATACACCGAACTTGAACTTTCAAGTGTATTAAACTGTATTAAACTTAGTTGAGGTTAACTTTTTGCGTAAAGAGATATTATAAATTAAATCACTTTTTAACAAAAACATAAACAAAGTATGGCGTAcgtattttatataataaaattatttaaaaatagtaaGGAAACAATGCGTACATGAGTTCATATAAAAGTTTTAACAGATGTTTTCGTAAACATATGTTTCAATGAcacctattttatttaaaaaattattttgtgtTCATCTGTGACGAGATTATTAATTTGTTACAGGTCCAAAGTCACTTTTAAAATAACTCTTACCTCTGATCCAAAACTGCCATTTAAAGTGTAAGTCCAGTTATTAAAGTGACTTGTTATAGTTCTGTAAAGACAGTTTTTaactacaataaaaaaatcGGCGATTATTGAGGAAAATTTAAACAAAAAGGAGCTGCATTAATAGCATAGTGCCAGAAGATGAAGGGACATTAGTTATAGTTTGTAACAGTTACAAATTGGATCACTGTTTATTGTGCACATTTTAGAGTTAATGAGAACATGTCAGAGTTAGATTTTctggaaatattaaaaatgtttgATATATTTTTTATGGTATTAGAGAATCCAAGTATCAGTAAAGAGATGAACATAGAGAATGTTACAAAAACTTTTCAGTGTGGCCAGTTTATAGAAACTACAATTGCTAAGGCATATGAAATTGACAAACAAAATGTTCTTGAAAACCATTTGCATAATCATTGGCTAAAAGAGGGTAGATCAAAGTTCTACAAATGTTCTGAGTTGAAAAATGCCTGTGATAAATTGTTAGAACTCTATTTGAAAGATACTATTATCTCAACTGATATTGTGgatgaatttttaaaatta
The sequence above is a segment of the Calliopsis andreniformis isolate RMS-2024a chromosome 3, iyCalAndr_principal, whole genome shotgun sequence genome. Coding sequences within it:
- the LOC143177050 gene encoding apoptosis-inducing factor 3 isoform X2 — translated: MGGTNCKGIFPGSSKVTPGNSRKKGKPEKYDYVEGVVCKEADIKENEMKLLSLGEDGGKVLLVKQHGELHAIGTKCTHYGALLHTGALGDGRIRCPWHGACFNIKTGDIEDYPGLDSLPCYKVKIDDSGLVHVKARRKDLDLNRRTKDMCKQDPADETTVVIIGGGPAGATCAETLRQENFTGKIVLICKENVVPYDRVKVSKVLDFDVDKAALRPLSFYIDHKIDVKLGIEATGLNTDNDIVELSNREKLNYNYLFICTGSKPRMPDIPGADLLNIFVLRNYTDSQAVLSKLSAEKHVVTLGLGFIGMEAAAYCVGKCASVTVVGKGSVPLQSVFGAEIGNRTRQEFEEKGIKFIFEQNIARFTAKENDKENAVGTVILTDGTVLPADIVIVGIGSTFYTDWIKDSSIQMLPDGSINVDKHLRTNVENVYAGGDIAYAPLFGSDDIFAAIGHYPLAHYHGKIAALNISGKSTALNAVPFFWTTLFGRSYRYAGYGKSDKIKIYGSLENFEFFAYYIKNGKIIAMSSVGADPIVSDYANLLHEGKSLTEEEINTNPFGWIRNKPKNFVERFQNNTTL
- the LOC143177050 gene encoding apoptosis-inducing factor 3 isoform X1, which produces MCLFIMNRFMRLMYNRISPIRLKLQEQRTSEKSERKLCSKPEKYDYVEGVVCKEADIKENEMKLLSLGEDGGKVLLVKQHGELHAIGTKCTHYGALLHTGALGDGRIRCPWHGACFNIKTGDIEDYPGLDSLPCYKVKIDDSGLVHVKARRKDLDLNRRTKDMCKQDPADETTVVIIGGGPAGATCAETLRQENFTGKIVLICKENVVPYDRVKVSKVLDFDVDKAALRPLSFYIDHKIDVKLGIEATGLNTDNDIVELSNREKLNYNYLFICTGSKPRMPDIPGADLLNIFVLRNYTDSQAVLSKLSAEKHVVTLGLGFIGMEAAAYCVGKCASVTVVGKGSVPLQSVFGAEIGNRTRQEFEEKGIKFIFEQNIARFTAKENDKENAVGTVILTDGTVLPADIVIVGIGSTFYTDWIKDSSIQMLPDGSINVDKHLRTNVENVYAGGDIAYAPLFGSDDIFAAIGHYPLAHYHGKIAALNISGKSTALNAVPFFWTTLFGRSYRYAGYGKSDKIKIYGSLENFEFFAYYIKNGKIIAMSSVGADPIVSDYANLLHEGKSLTEEEINTNPFGWIRNKPKNFVERFQNNTTL
- the LOC143177052 gene encoding uncharacterized protein LOC143177052 is translated as MRITTILLYKVHNIPYRYRGKYRIEKKPTMKDIMQFKRDIEREEQNMLLLRHPYLTVEQSKCHMAEFKANKYPELQHKWQEEKNEKFNRRVTIMDRLGHLRVSESWD
- the LOC143177050 gene encoding apoptosis-inducing factor 3 isoform X3, with product MKLLSLGEDGGKVLLVKQHGELHAIGTKCTHYGALLHTGALGDGRIRCPWHGACFNIKTGDIEDYPGLDSLPCYKVKIDDSGLVHVKARRKDLDLNRRTKDMCKQDPADETTVVIIGGGPAGATCAETLRQENFTGKIVLICKENVVPYDRVKVSKVLDFDVDKAALRPLSFYIDHKIDVKLGIEATGLNTDNDIVELSNREKLNYNYLFICTGSKPRMPDIPGADLLNIFVLRNYTDSQAVLSKLSAEKHVVTLGLGFIGMEAAAYCVGKCASVTVVGKGSVPLQSVFGAEIGNRTRQEFEEKGIKFIFEQNIARFTAKENDKENAVGTVILTDGTVLPADIVIVGIGSTFYTDWIKDSSIQMLPDGSINVDKHLRTNVENVYAGGDIAYAPLFGSDDIFAAIGHYPLAHYHGKIAALNISGKSTALNAVPFFWTTLFGRSYRYAGYGKSDKIKIYGSLENFEFFAYYIKNGKIIAMSSVGADPIVSDYANLLHEGKSLTEEEINTNPFGWIRNKPKNFVERFQNNTTL